One part of the Mesorhizobium sp. M4B.F.Ca.ET.058.02.1.1 genome encodes these proteins:
- the mutM gene encoding bifunctional DNA-formamidopyrimidine glycosylase/DNA-(apurinic or apyrimidinic site) lyase has protein sequence MPELPEVETVRRGLQPVLEGARLVRVEARRPDLRFPFPARFSERLTGKTITALGRRAKYLTMHVDGGPVLICHLGMSGSFRIETAEGETPGAFHHERSKNSAHDHVVFDIESPAGTRSRVIFNDPRRFGFMLFAEGAPDTHPMLTGLGIEPTGNALDGALLASLLAGRRSPLKAALLDQRLIAGLGNIYVSEALWRAGLSPLREAGTIAGGGKKARERSERLAEAIRSVIADAIAAGGSSLRDYVQSDGSLGYFQHSFAAYDREGEPCQKPGCGGHIERIVQSGRSTFYCRTCQR, from the coding sequence ATGCCCGAACTGCCTGAGGTCGAAACCGTCCGGCGCGGGCTGCAGCCGGTCCTGGAAGGCGCTCGCCTGGTCAGGGTCGAAGCGCGCCGGCCCGATCTCAGGTTTCCATTTCCCGCGCGCTTCTCCGAACGGCTAACCGGCAAGACCATCACCGCGCTCGGCCGGCGGGCCAAGTACCTCACCATGCATGTCGATGGCGGTCCGGTGCTGATCTGCCATCTCGGCATGTCGGGCTCCTTCCGCATCGAAACCGCCGAAGGCGAAACGCCCGGCGCGTTCCATCACGAGCGCTCGAAGAATTCGGCGCACGACCATGTCGTGTTCGACATCGAATCTCCCGCGGGTACCCGCTCGCGGGTGATCTTCAACGATCCGCGCCGTTTCGGCTTCATGCTGTTTGCGGAAGGCGCGCCAGACACTCATCCGATGCTGACCGGCCTCGGCATCGAGCCGACCGGCAATGCGCTGGACGGCGCCCTTCTCGCTTCGCTGCTCGCCGGCCGCAGATCGCCATTGAAAGCGGCGCTGCTCGACCAGCGGCTGATCGCGGGACTCGGCAATATCTATGTATCGGAAGCGCTGTGGCGCGCCGGCCTGTCGCCGCTGCGCGAGGCGGGCACCATCGCCGGAGGCGGCAAAAAGGCGAGGGAGCGAAGCGAGCGCCTGGCCGAAGCGATCCGGTCGGTCATCGCCGATGCGATCGCCGCCGGTGGCTCCTCGCTGCGCGACTATGTGCAGTCCGATGGGTCGCTCGGCTATTTCCAGCATTCCTTCGCGGCCTACGACCGCGAGGGCGAGCCATGCCAAAAGCCCGGCTGCGGCGGCCATATCGAGCGCATCGTGCAGAGCGGCCGCTCGACCTTCTATTGCCGGACCTGTCAGCGGTGA
- a CDS encoding enoyl-CoA hydratase, giving the protein MTYETIIVETRGKVGLITLNRPKALNALNSQVMAEVVAAMSGFGADAGIGAIIITGSEKAFAAGADIKEMQSIAFVDAYTQDFFVGWEQLTRVRKPIIAAVAGYALGGGCELAMMCDFIIAADTARFGQPEITLGVMPGMGGSQRLTRFVGKSKAMDMCLTGRMMDAAEAERCGLVSRVVPAGDLIEEALKAAAKIAEFSLPSVMMTKEAVNRAYETTLAEGLRFERRLFHSLFALDDQKEGMAAFAEKRKPNFTNR; this is encoded by the coding sequence ATGACCTATGAAACCATCATCGTGGAAACGCGCGGCAAGGTCGGGCTGATCACGCTGAACCGGCCGAAGGCGCTCAACGCGCTGAACTCCCAGGTCATGGCGGAGGTGGTCGCGGCGATGAGCGGGTTCGGCGCCGATGCCGGCATCGGCGCGATCATCATCACCGGTTCCGAGAAGGCCTTCGCGGCTGGCGCCGACATCAAGGAGATGCAATCGATCGCCTTCGTCGATGCCTACACGCAGGACTTCTTCGTCGGCTGGGAGCAACTCACGCGCGTGCGAAAGCCGATCATCGCGGCGGTTGCGGGTTACGCGCTTGGCGGCGGCTGCGAACTGGCAATGATGTGCGATTTCATCATCGCCGCGGATACCGCAAGGTTCGGCCAGCCCGAGATCACGCTTGGCGTCATGCCCGGCATGGGCGGGTCACAGCGGCTGACCCGTTTTGTCGGCAAGTCGAAGGCGATGGACATGTGCCTGACCGGGCGGATGATGGATGCGGCCGAGGCGGAGCGCTGCGGGTTGGTGTCGCGCGTCGTGCCCGCGGGCGATCTCATTGAGGAAGCTCTGAAGGCCGCGGCCAAGATCGCCGAGTTCTCGCTGCCGTCGGTGATGATGACGAAAGAGGCCGTCAACCGGGCCTATGAAACGACGCTTGCCGAGGGTTTGCGGTTCGAGCGGCGGCTGTTCCACTCGCTGTTTGCGCTGGACGACCAGAAGGAAGGCATGGCCGCCTTTGCCGAGAAGCGGAAGCCCAATTTCACCAACCGATAA
- the rpsT gene encoding 30S ribosomal protein S20, which yields MANTSSAKKATRKIARRAAINKNRRSRVRTYVRQVEEALASGDKAAALAAFKAAEPELMRAATKGVIHKNTASRKVSRLAHRLKVLTA from the coding sequence ATGGCCAACACCTCCTCGGCCAAGAAGGCAACGCGCAAGATCGCCCGCCGGGCCGCGATCAACAAGAACCGCCGCTCGCGCGTCCGCACTTATGTGCGCCAGGTCGAAGAGGCGCTCGCCTCGGGCGACAAGGCTGCCGCGCTGGCCGCGTTCAAGGCTGCCGAGCCGGAATTGATGCGCGCCGCGACGAAGGGCGTGATCCATAAGAACACGGCGTCGCGCAAGGTTTCCAGACTGGCGCACCGGCTCAAGGTACTGACTGCCTGA